The sequence ACCGGCCCCCACCAGTGCCTCGGCCAGAACCTCGCCCGGATGGAACTCCAGGTCGCCTATCCCGCGCTGCTGCGCCGGTTCCCCGGACTGCGCCTGGAGCGACCGCTGGCACAGATCCCGTTCCGGGAGGACATGGCCGTCTACGGGGTGTACGAGCTGCCCGTGGCCTGGTGACCTGACCGGGCACCCCGACGACCGACGGGGACGGACGGACCCCGGACCAAGAATTCATCAAGCAACTTGGCAAAGTTGCTTGATGAATTCTACGGTGAGGGCGTGACCCCCGGCTCCGCTCCCGCTCCCCCGCCCGCTTCCACGCCCCCGCCCTCCCCCTCCGACACCGCGCAGCGCCTCAACCAGGCGATGAAGCGCCTGCGGGCGCGGCTGCGCGCGGAGTCGGGGCAGCACGCGACCGGGCTGACCGCCACCCAGCTCGCCGTCCTGGCCGAGGTGGTGCGCGAGGGCCCGGTCACCGCGGCGCGGCTCGCCGCGCTGGAGCACGTCACGCCCCAGGCCATCGCCCAGAGCCTCACGGTGCTGAAGGCCGCCGGGCTGGTGCACGGCGCGCCCGACCCGCGGGACGGCCGCCGCAAGCTGATCAGCGCCGACCCCTCGGCCGGCGCGCTGATCGAGCGGCTGCTCGCGGGGCGCGCCTCGTTCCTGGCCCGCGCGATCACGCAGGTCGTGAAGCCGGAGGAGCGCGACGCCCTGGAGAAGGCCGTCGAGTTGCTGGAGCGTCTTGCCGGGGCCGGGAGCCACCCGCACATCCCCTGAGATCCGCGAGGAGAACCACCGAATGACCAGCTCCGCCGCCCTGCCCGCCCTCGACCCCGCGCGCACCGCCCTGCTGGCGATGGACCTCCAGGGCGGGATCCTGCCGCTCGTCCCGGAGCCGGACGCCCTGGTCGAGCGGGTCAAGGGCGCCATCGCCGACGTCCGCGCCGCCGGTGGCACCATCGGCTACGTCCGGGTCGCCTTCACCGAGGACGACTGGGCCGCGATCCCCGAGACCAACAAGTCCTTCAGCCCGCTCGCCGCGGCCAAGCGCAACCACCACGAGGACCCGGACACCCAGGTCGACGCGCGGATCGCGCCCGAGGACGGCGACATCGTCGTACGCAAGGTCCGGATCGGCGCCGCCTCCACGACCGACCTGTACGAGCGGCTGCGCGAGCGCGGCATCGACACGCTGGTCCTCTCCGGCATCAGCACCAGCGGTGTCGTGCTGTCCACGCTGATCGACGCCGCCGACCGCGACTACCGGGTCATCGTGCTGTCCGACGGTGTCGCCGACCGGGACCAGGAGGTCCACCGGGTGCTGCTGGAGAAGGTGTTCCCGATGCGGTCGTACGTCATCGACATCGCGCGGCTGCGCGAACTGCTGCGCGCCGCCTGACCGTTCACACCCCGGCCCCGGCCCGCGCTCAAGGGGGCGCTCAGGCGGCCCACTTCATGACGAAGTCCGCACCGACGTCCCGCATCTGCTCCAGGCCGTACGACCCTTCGTGCGGGACCGGCGGAGCGGCGCGGGGTCAGTGCAGCCGGGGCACGAGCAGGTAGATGCCGTAGCCCACCACCACGGCGCAGGCCAGGAAGCACAGTCCCGCCTGGGCGCGGGCCAGGGCGGTGGCGGGGCCGGTGCGGCGGTCGGCGGCGCGGGAGAGGCCGAGGACGCCGAGGGTGAAGACGACGACCACGGCGACGGTGGCGCCGAGGCTGACCGCGGCGACCCGGGCGAGGGCGGACCAGTCGATGTGCATGGCGGACTCCCGGGTTTCAGACGGCCGAGCCGATGTCGGTGGGGGTCTGGGAGCGGAGGGTGACCTCGTGGTGGTCGTTGACGTTGTCGGCGTGCACCGGGTTGCGGCGGGAGAGGACGACGACGCCGAGGGCGAGCGCCATCGCCACCAGGGCGACGACGACGGTGCCGATGGTGCCGCCGTGCTTGACCACGCTCGCCGCGAGGCCGCCGACCAGCGCGGCGAACGGCAGGGTGATCAGCCAGGCCAGCGCCATCCGCCCGGCCACGCCCCAGCGGACCTCCGCGAGCCGGCGGCCGAGGCCCGCGCCGAGGATGCTGCCGGAGGCGACCTGGGTGGTGGACAGGGCGAAGCCGAGGTGGGCGGAGGTGAGGATCACCGCGGTGGAGGCCGTCTCGGCGGCGAAGCCCTGCGGTGACTGGATCTCCGTCAGGCCCTTGCCCATGGTGCGGATGATCCGCCAGCCGCCCAGATAGGTGCCGAGGCCGATCGCGAGGCCCGCGGAGCCGATCACCCAGACCGGCGGCCCCGCGTCATGGCCGAGCGCGCCCGCGGAGATCAGGGTCAGCGTGATCACGCCCATGGTCTTCTGCGCGTCGTTGGTGCCGTGCGCGAGGGAGACCAGGGAGGCGGAGGCGATCTGGCCGAGCCGGAAACCCTTGGTCACCCGGTCCTGGCGGGCGCGGGCGGAGAGCAGATAGGCGAGGTAGGTGGCGGCGCAGGCGGCCGCGCCGGCCACCAGCGGGGAGGCGACGGCGGGCAGCAGCACCTTGTCGAGCACCTGGTCGAAGTGCACGCCCTTGGACCCCGCGCCGACCCAGACCGCGCCGATCAGCCCCCCGAACAGGGCGTGCGAGGAACTGGAGGGCAGTCCGGCCAGCCAGGTCGCCAGGTTCCACAGGATCGCCCCGACCAGCCCGGCGAAGATCATCGCGGGGGTGACCAGGGCGTCGTCCACGATGCCCCCGGAGATCGTCCGGGCCACCTCGGTGGACAGGAACGCGCCCGCGATATTGAGGACACCGCTGATCAGGACCGCGATTCTGGGCCGGAGCGCGCCGGTGGCGATCGAGGTGGCCATCGCGTTCGCGGTGTCATGGAACCCGTTCGTGAAGTCGAAGGCCAGCGCCGTCACGATGACGACCGCCACGAGCAACGTGATGTGGTCCATGTCTCCAGCCAACCAAGACCCGGCCGATTCCGCGCGAACTGGGAGCGAAGGCCCGGGAATGCTCAGGAGGAGACGGGGTGCAAAGGCCGCGGCGGGCCGGTGGTCCGGGCCCGGTGCCGGTGGGCTGTGCCAAGCTGGTGGGCGTGAGTCTGGAGGATCTGCGGCGGCTGCGGCGGGTACGGGACCGGATGGACCGTGAGTACGCCGAGCCGCTCGACATGAGCGAGCTGGCGCGCGGCGCCCTGATGTCCCCGGGCCATTTCCAGCGCAGCTTCCGCAAGGCGTTCGGGGAGACGCCGTACAGCTATCTCATGACCCGCCGCATCGAGCGGGCCAAGGCGCTGCTGCGCCGGGGCGACCTCACGGTGACCGAGGTGTGCCTGGCCGTGGGGTGCACGTCGCTGGGGTCCTTCAGCTCCCGTTTCACCGAGCTGGTCGGCCGGACCCCGAGCGCCTACCGCGCCGCCTCCCACGAGCCGGCCGCGGTGATCCCCTCCTGCGTGGCCCGCACCTTCACCCGGCCCCGCCGCCACCCCTGCTGATCTTCCCCGGCGCTTTCCCCGGGGCCGCGCGCGCCCGCGTCCCGACCGGCTTAGCGTGAACGCATGGACGTACGACTCGCGCAGTGCTTCATCGCCGTGGACGACCACGACAAGGCCCTCGCCTTCTACCGCGACATCCTCGGCCTGGAGGTCCGCAACGACGTGGGCTTCGAGGGGATGCGATGGGTGACCGTCGGCTCGCCGCACCAGCCGGACGTGGAGATCGTGCTGGAGCCGCCGGGCGCCAACCCGGACGCCTCCCCCGCCGACCGGCAGGCGATGGCCGAACTGCTCGCCAAGGGCATGCTGCGCGGGGTCATCCTGGCCACCGACGACTGCGACGCGCTGTGGCAGCGGCTGCGCGAGTCCGGCGCCGACGTCCTCCAGGAGCCGACCGATCAGCCGTGGGGCGTCCGCGACTGCGCCTTCCGCGATCCGGCGGGCAATCTGCTGCGCTGCTTCCAGCGCCCGGCGGCCTGAACTCCCCTACGGAACGTGAACTCCCCTACGGCACCCGGCACTTCACCTCCAGGGCTCCACATCCACCACGGCGCTCACCGGCAACGGGCCGTACAAGTGCGGGAATTCCTCGCCGCCCGGCTCCACCGGCTCGTACTTCAGCGGCGCGTCCAGCAGCGCCGGGTCCACGACCAGGACCACCAGTTCGTCCGGGCCGTCGTACGCGCCGTACAGGAACGCGGCGACGGTCGGGAGCTGTGCGCGGGAGGAGAAGTGGATGAAGCCCACCTGGTCGAGGGTGCGGCCCCGGGTCGACACCTCGTAGGTGCCGCGCTCGCGGGCCGCCTCCCACAGGGAGCGCTCGGTGATGTGGACGATGCGGGACGGGTTCGGCATGGCTCCACGGTAGACGGCGGGCCCCGTGAACTGTGGGGTTTCACGGGACCCGGCCGACCGGAGCCCCCGGGGGCACCGTGCGGGGTCAGGAGCCGCACGGGCCCGGGGACTCCGGGTCTTCGGGGCCGCCGGACGGACCGGCGGCACGGACCGCGTCGCTCAGCTGCTGCGCCGGGTCACGAACTCGGCGAGGGCGAGCAGGCCGCCCGCCGCCTCCGGGTCCGGGATCGCCCGGGCCAGCTCCTGCATCGCGCGGGCCATCCGGTCGGCCGCCTCCGCCTGCGCCCAGTCCCGGCCGCCGGCCCGCTCCACGGCCAGCGCGGTGCGCGCTATGCCCTCGCTGTCCCCGGAGATGTACGGCTTTCCGTACAGCGCGGCGAGTTCGGCCGCCGCCGGGGTGCCGGAGACGAGCGCCGCCACCACCGGCAGGGACTTCTTGCGCGCCGCGAGATCGGCGCCGGCCGGCTTGCCGGTCCGCAGCGGCTCGCCCCATATCCCGATGACATCGTCGATCAGCTGGAAGGCGAGCCCCGCCTGCCGGCCGAAGCCGTCCAGCGCGGCCACCTCCTCGGGCCCCGCGCCCGCGTACAGCGCGCCGAGGGCGCAGGCGCAGCCCAGCAGGGCTCCCGTCTTCGCCTCGGCCATGGCGAGCACCTCGTCCAGCGTGACCTCGCCCGGAGCGCGGTGCTCCAGGTCGGTGTCCGTGTGCTGGCCGGCGCACAGCTCCATCACGCAGTCCGCGAGCCGGGCGGCGGCCAGAGCGGCGGCCGGGTGCGGGTCCTCGGCCAGCAGGCGCAGCGCGAGCGCCTGGAGCGCGTCCCCGGCGAGGATGGCGTCGGCGTCCCCGAACACGGTCCAGGCCGTGGGCCGGTGCCTGCGGGTGGGGTCCCGGTCCATCACATCGTCGTGCAGCAGTGTGAAGTTGTGGACCAGCTCCACCGCCGCCGCGGCCGGGACGGCGGCCGCCCGGGCCGCCGGGCCGCCGAGCGCGGTGGCCGCGGCGAGCACCAGGGCCGGGCGGATCGCCTTGCCCGCGTGGCCCGCGGCCGGGCTGCCGTCCACGTGCTCCCAGCCGAAGTGGTAGCGCGCGATCCGGCGCATGGAAGCGGGCAGCGACTCGACGGCGGCACGCATCGCCGGGTCGACCAGGGCCCGGCTCCGCTCCAGCAGCGCCGGCGCCTCCTGGCCGTCGTGCGGGGCGGGGCCGGTGTCACCGGTCCCCCGCCGTCCCTCCGGTGTGCCGGGGTACGGCACACCGGAGGGACGTTGTTCGGTCTCCGTCATGGACTCGGCCATGTCTCCCCCTCGCCAGGTCCGCGGGCCTCGGCGGATCCTGCCCGGCCGGACGCGTACCCCGAGGATGTACCCGTCCGGGCGGTCGGGGACACGGCCGCGACGTGCGGAAACGTCACCTCCACCGGCCGATCTCGACGTTCTCCAGCACACCGAGCGCGTCGGGCACCAGGACGGCGGCCGAGTAGTAGGCCGTGACCAGGTACTTGATGATCGCCTGCTCGTTGATCCCCATGAAGCGGACCGACAGGCTCGGCTCGATCTCGTCCGGGAGGCCGGACTGCCGCAGACCGATGACGCCCTGTTCGTCCTCGCCGGTGCGCATCGCGATGATCGAGGTGGTGCGCGCCTCGCTGATCGGGATCTTGCCGCAGGGGAAGATGGGCACCCCGCGCCAGGTGGGGATGCGGTTGCCGCCCATGTCGATGGTCTCCGGCACCAGACCCCGCTTGTTCAGCTCGCGGCCGAACGCGGCGATCGCGCGCGGGTGGGCGAGGAACAGCTTGGTCCCGCGGCGGCGGCTGAGCAGTTCGTCCATGTCGTCCGGGCTCGGGACGCCGTCGTGCGGCTGGATCCGCTGGTCGTACTCGCAGTTGCTGAGCAGACCGAACTCCGGGTTGTTGATCAGCTCGTGCTCCTGGCGCTCCTTCAGCGCCTCGACCGTGAGCCGCAGCTGCTGCTCGGTCTGGTTCATCGGCTGGTTGTAGAGGTCGGCCACCCGGGAGTGGACGCGCAGCACGGTCTGGGCGATGCTCAGTTCGTACTCGCGGGGCCGGGCCTCGTAGTCGACGAAGGTGTGCGGGATGTCGGCCTCGCCGGAGTGGCCCGCGGCCAGGTCGACGGCCTTCTCGCCGTACCTGTTGGTGCGCTGCTCCGGGATCGAGCGCAGCTGGGCCAGGTGGTTGCGCAGGGACTCGGAGCGCTCGGCGATCTGCTCGAAGTCCTGGCGGCTGAGGATCAGCACGGTGCTGGCGGTGTCCGCGCGGACCGTGTACTCCCAGATGGCGTCCGGGTCGACCAGCGCCTGGTCGCCGAAGTAGGAGCCGTCGGCGAGGACGCCGAGGACCGAGTCGTCGCCGTAGGGGCCGGTGCCGATCTTCTCGACGCGGCCGTGGGCGAGCAGATGCACCCCGTCGTTGCGGTTGCCGAAGTCGGCGATGATCTCGCCGGGGGCGAAGTCGCGCTGGCGGCAGCGCCGGGCCAGCTCGGCCAGCACCTCTTCGTCCTCGTACGACCGCAGGGCCGGGAGTTCGCCGAGTTCGGCCGGGATGACCTCGACCTGGCCCCCGGTCTTGACGAAGGTGATGCGGCCGTCGCCGACGGCGTACGTCAGCCGGCGGTTCACCCGGTACGTGCCACCCTGGACGTCCACCCAGGGGAGCGTGCGCAGCAGCCAGCGGGAGCTGATCTCCTGCATCTGCGGAACGGACTTGGTGGTGGTGGCCAGGTTCCGCGCTGCCGCGGTCCCGAGGGACTGCTGCGGCTTGCCCTGATCCGTGCGGAGCTCTTCGCCTACCGACATGTGGAAATGCCCTCCCATGTAATGCACCGGTCGCAACGGGCCGGTCTCGCATCGAGCGTCCCATCACGCACGGTGGCCACGCCATTACCCGAAAGAGGGGGAATGGATCATCGGACTAGTGGGCAGAAAGGAGGACCGCGAAAAAGGGGCCGTGACCGGGTGCGGATTCGCGAGGTCGGCGACAATGGCTCCGTGACCAGCAGCGATCCTCTCGCCCCCCGCCTTCCCTCGCCCCTTCGGGAGCTCCGGGACGAGCGGTTCGACCGGCACGGGGTCCGGCTGGTGCTCAAGCGGGACGATCTGATCCATCCGGAGCTGATCGGCAACAAGTGGCGCAAGCTCGTGCCGAACATCGCCGCGGCGGACGGGCGGCCACTGGTCACCTTCGGCGGGGCCTACTCCAACCATCTGCGGGCCACCGCGGCCGCCGGACGGCTGCTGGGCATCGCCACCACCGGCGTGGTGCGCGGTCAGGAACTGGCCGAGGGGCCGCTCAACCCGTCCCTCGCCCGGTGCGTGGCCGACGGGATGCGGCTGCGCTTCGTCGACAGGTCGGCCTACCGGCGCAAGGCCGAGCCGGAGACGCTGGCGGCGATCCTGCGCGCGGCCGGCGCCGAGGGGGCGTACGTCGTGCCGGAGGGCGGCAGCAACGCGGCGGCGGTGCGCGGCTGTACGGCGCTCGGGGCGGAACTGCGCGGGCACGCCGATGTCGTCGCGGTCGCCTGCGGCACCGGCGGCACGCTCGCGGGGCTCGCGGCCGGGCTGGCGCGGAGGCAGCGCGCGCTCGGCGTGCCGGTCCTCAAGGGCGGCTTCCTGTCGGCCGACGTCGAGGCGCTACAGGAACGTGCCTTCGGGGGCCGTACCGGCGACTGGTCGCTGGACGACCGCTTCCACTTCGGGGGCTACGCGCGGACCACCCCCGGACTCGACGCGTTCGCCGAGGACTTCGAGCAGCGGCACGGGCTGCCCGTGGAGCGCCTCTATGTCGCCAAGCTGCTCCACGGACTTGTCGCCCTCGCCGAGGAGGGCACCTTCCCGCGCGGCACGACACTCGCGGCCGTCGTCACCGGCCGGCCGTTCCCGGAGCCCTAGCGGCCGGCGGGCTACGCCGCCTCCCGGTACGCCGCCGCCTCCTCCAGGTCCAGGTGCCGCAGCAGGGCGCGCAGCATCTCGTCGTCGATGTAGCGGTGGTCGCGCAGCCGTACGAAGACCTCGCGCTCGGCGCTGATCATGGCACGGGACAGCCGGCGGTAGGTGTCGTCCACGGACTCGCCGGTGACGGGGTTCGCCTGGCCGAGGCGTTCCCAGACGGCGTTGCGGCGGCGCTCCAGGACGTCGTGGAGGCGGTCGGCGAGCGGCGGCGGCAGCGCGTTGCGCTCGTCGGCGAGGAGTTCCTCCAGGCGGCGTTCCGCGGCCAGGGACGCCTGCGCCTGGGCGTTGGCCTCGGCCAGCGTCTCGGCCTGGCGGTCGCGGCCGGGGAACTTCATCAGGCGGATCAGCGGGGCGAGGGTGAGGCCCTGGACGACCAGGGTGCCGATGACCGTGGTGAAGGTCAGGAAGAGGATCAGGTTGCGCTGCGGGAAGGGCGCGCCGCCCCGCACCGTCTCCGGGATGGAGAAGGCGATGGCCAGGGAGACCACGCCCCGCATCGCCGCCCAGGAGACCACGACCGGCGCCCGCCAGGTGGGGTCCTCCTCGCGCTCCCGGATGCGCCGGGACAGCACGCGCGGCAGGAAGGTCGCCGGGAACGTCCAGACGAACCGGGCGGCCACGACGACCAGGAAGACGGCGATCGCGTACCAGGCCGCGTCGGCCCCGTGGTAGGCCGCGAGGCCCTTGAGGATGGGCGGCAGCTGGAGGCCGATCAGCGCGAACACGGCCGACTCCAGCACGAAGGCGACCATCTTCCACACGGCCTCCTCCTGGAGCCTCGTCGCGAAGTCGACCTCCCAGGCGCGGTGGCCGAGATAGACGGCGACCACGACGACGGCGAGCACCCCGGAGGCGTGCAGCTGCTCGGCGACCCCGTAGGCGACGAACGGGATCAGCAGCGAGAGGGTGTTCTGGAGCAGCGCCTCGGTCAGACGGGTGCGCAGCCAGTGGATCGGCACCATGAGCACCAGGCCGACGAGCACGCCGCCGACCGCCGCGCGCAGGAACTCCTCGATGCCGCCGCCCCAGGTGGAGCCCGCGCCGACGGCGGCGGCGACGGCCACCTTGTAGGCGGTGATCGCGGTCGCGTCGTTCAGCAGGGACTCGCCCTGGAGGATCGTGGTGATCCGGGACGGCAGCCCGACCCGGCGGGCGATCGCGGCGGCCGCGACCGCGTCCGTGGGCGCCACCACCGCGCCGAGCACCAGCGCGGCGGGCAGCGGCAGCCCCGGTACGACGAGATAGGCGGCCCAGCCGACGGCGAAGGTCGCGAAGAGCACGTACCCGACGGACAGCAGCCCCACCGGGCGCATCTGGGCCCGCAGGTCCAGGTAGGAGCTCTCGGTGCCCTCCTTGTAGAGCAGTGGGGGCAGCACCAGGGGCAGGACGACGTCGGGTTCGAGGGTGTAGTCGGGGACGCCGGGCACGTACGACACCACCAGGCCCGCCGCGACCAGCAGCAGCGGTGCGGGCACCGGGGTGCGCCGGGCGATCCCGGCGACCGCGGCACTGCCCGCGACCAGCAACAGCAGGGGCATCACGTCCATGCTTCTCGCCCACCCTCGTTTTCCGCGCGGCCACCCGCACACCCGTCGTAATCTGGCAATCATGAAACAGTGCACGCACGCCGACGCGCTGCCACAGCCGGAACCCGAGCCGCGCTCCGCGACCTGTCCGGAGTGTCTGGCGAGCGGGACGCACCCGGTGCAGCTGCGGCTCTGCCTGTCCTGTGGCCATGTCGGCTGCTGCGACTCCTCACCGGGCCGGCACGCCACCGGGCATCACGAGCGGACCGGGCATCCGGTGATGCGGACGTTCGAACCGGGCGAGGACTGGCGGTGGTGCTTCGTGGACCACGTACTCGTCTGAGCGGTACCCGGGGGTCCGACGTACTCGTCCGAGCGGTACCCGGGGGTCCGATCGTTGATCATCTTCCCGTTCGGGCACTGTGTCGTGTGACACTGCATGCGGCGGCGCACGCAGGACGGTTCGGGCGTCTGACGTCTGGGTACGTCAACCCGGCGCGCGCTCTTCCGATTTGGGGCCGCACACCCCCTAGACACGGAGCGTATCCACAGCTTTACTGTGAGTGACGCCAGGGGGTCGGGGCCCCGGGGACGGAAACATTCGGCGCGCGATAGCGTCACCGCTTGAACCACCTACGCGTTAGCCCCGGGGGGCGACCCTCGGCCCCTGTAAAGCTTGTACCACCATGGAGGTGAGGGTGTCCCAGATCGCAGGCGAACCCGCGGCGAACCAGGATTTCGTGGAGGTCCGGCTGCCGGCCGCGGGTGCCTACCTGTCGGTGCTGCGGACGGCCACGGCCGGTCTGGCGGCCCGCTTGGACTTCACCCTGGACGAGATCGAGGATCTGCGCATCGCCGTGGACGAGGCCTGCGCGATCCTGCTCCAGCAGGCCGTGCCGGGCTCGGTGCTCAGCTGTGTCTTCCGGCTCGTCGACGACTCGCTGGAAGTCACCGTGTCGGCCCCGACCACGGACGGCCATGCCCCCTCGCGGGACACCTTCGCCTGGACCGTGCTGTCGGCCCTCGCGGGGAAGGTCTCGTCCGCCGTCGACGAGGACAAGACGGTGTCCATCAGCCTCTACAAACAGCGCGGCGCGGGTCCCGGGCCGGCGTGAGGGAGAACGGGGACGGTCCGGTGCGGGACGAAGAGCGCGGCACGCGTGAGCTGCCGGCCGGGGACGGGGGTGCCCCCTGGTCGAGTGCGGCGGAGACCTCCGGGGAGAACCCCCGCGACGGTTCCCGGCGCATGGCGGACGGCATCGACGGCATCCCCGAGCAGGCCAGGCCACACCCGGAGGACCACTCCGCAGGGCCCGGCGATGCGGGCGCGAGCCCCGACACCCCGCCCGAGGCGCGCGGCGGGGCCGCTCCCGCCGGCCGCGCGGGGGCGAGGGCTCGGGGAAGGGCTACGGGCGGGACGATGAGCGAGCACGAGCGATACGCGGACGACGACGCGCTGAGCGCGGAAGCCGCACCGCACGACCCGCACGACCGCAGCGGGGCCCGTGCGATGTTCGTCGAACTGCGCGGGCTCGACACGGGCAGCGCGCAGTACGCGGAGCTGCGCAATCAGCTGGTCCGTATGCATCTGCCGCTCGTGGAGCACCTGGCGCGCCGCTTCCGCAACCGCGGCGAACCGCTGGACGACCTCACCCAGGTCGCCACGATCGGCCTGATCAAGTCCGTGGACCGGTTCGACCCGGAGCGCGGCGTGGAGTTCTCCACCTACGCCACGCCGACCGTGGTCGGCGAGATCAAGCGGCACTTCCGGGACAAGGGCTGGGCGGTGCGGGTGCCGCGCCGCCTCCAGGAGCTGCGGCTGGCGCTGACCACGGCGACGGCGGAGCTGTCCCAGCTGCACGGCCGCTCGCCGACGGTGCACGAACTGGCGGAGAAGCTCGCGATCTCCGAGGAGGAGGTCCTGGAGGGCCTGGAGTCGGCGAACGCGTACTCCACGCTGTCCCTGGACGTCCCCGACACCGACGACGAGTCCCCCGCGGTCGCCGACACGCTCGGCGCGGAGGACGAGGCGCTGGAGGGGGTGGAGTACCGGGAGTCGCTCAAGCCGCTGCTGGAGGATCTGCCGCCCCGGGAGAAGCGGATCCTGCTGCTGCGGTTCTTCGGGAACATGACGCAGTCGCAGATCGCGCAGGAGGTCGGGATCTCCCAGATGCACGTCTCCCGGCTGCTGGCGCGCACGCTGGCGCAGCTGCGGGAGAAGCTGCTGGTGGAGGAGTAGAGCGCCTGCCCTACCCGGCGCGGCCCGGGCCCTTGATGTTCAGGGCCTGGGTCGTCTCGCGGTTGACGAGCAGCACGAGCGCCGCGACGGCCACCACGGCGAGGACGATGCCGACCGGGACGGCGATGCCGCCGGACTTCAGCATGGTGAGCCCCACCGGGAGGGCCATCAGCTGGGTGATCACCGCGGGGCCCCGGCTCCAGCCGCGGCGCAGCAGGAGGCCGCGGGCGGCGAGCAGCGGGAGCAGGGCGAGTACGGCGAGGGTGATACCCAGCGTCACGGCCTGCTGCCGGTCGTCGGGGGCGCCGGTGATGCCGAGCACGAGGACCCAGAGGCCGCCGGCGAACAACGCGACGCCTTCCAGGCCGGCCAGCGCGGCGGCGTACGTCAGCCGGCGGGGGCGGGGGCCGGTGCCGTCGGCTTCGGCCGTGTCCGGTACGGAGGTCTGCTCACTGCTCACCTCAGCAGGGTAGCCGTCGGCGGGGGCGGGCCGGGGGTGGGCTCGGTCACCGGCACCCGCCCATGTGTGCGGGCTCACCCCCTCCCCTCCTTACCCGATCCCTACCTCGGCCTGGGCCCGGTACCGCCGGGTAGGTACGCTGACGTGCATGCGTGCTCTCCTCGTGGTCAATCCGGCGGCAACCACCACAAGCGCACGCAGGCGTGATGTGCTGACCCACGCGCTCGCCAGCGAGATGAAGCTGGAGGCGGTCACCACCGAGTACCGCGGGCACGCCCGGGACCTGGGCCGGCAGGCCGCGGAGAGCGACGACATCGACATGGTCGTGG is a genomic window of Streptomyces sp. WP-1 containing:
- a CDS encoding MarR family winged helix-turn-helix transcriptional regulator, translating into MTPGSAPAPPPASTPPPSPSDTAQRLNQAMKRLRARLRAESGQHATGLTATQLAVLAEVVREGPVTAARLAALEHVTPQAIAQSLTVLKAAGLVHGAPDPRDGRRKLISADPSAGALIERLLAGRASFLARAITQVVKPEERDALEKAVELLERLAGAGSHPHIP
- a CDS encoding cysteine hydrolase family protein yields the protein MTSSAALPALDPARTALLAMDLQGGILPLVPEPDALVERVKGAIADVRAAGGTIGYVRVAFTEDDWAAIPETNKSFSPLAAAKRNHHEDPDTQVDARIAPEDGDIVVRKVRIGAASTTDLYERLRERGIDTLVLSGISTSGVVLSTLIDAADRDYRVIVLSDGVADRDQEVHRVLLEKVFPMRSYVIDIARLRELLRAA
- a CDS encoding inorganic phosphate transporter, yielding MDHITLLVAVVIVTALAFDFTNGFHDTANAMATSIATGALRPRIAVLISGVLNIAGAFLSTEVARTISGGIVDDALVTPAMIFAGLVGAILWNLATWLAGLPSSSSHALFGGLIGAVWVGAGSKGVHFDQVLDKVLLPAVASPLVAGAAACAATYLAYLLSARARQDRVTKGFRLGQIASASLVSLAHGTNDAQKTMGVITLTLISAGALGHDAGPPVWVIGSAGLAIGLGTYLGGWRIIRTMGKGLTEIQSPQGFAAETASTAVILTSAHLGFALSTTQVASGSILGAGLGRRLAEVRWGVAGRMALAWLITLPFAALVGGLAASVVKHGGTIGTVVVALVAMALALGVVVLSRRNPVHADNVNDHHEVTLRSQTPTDIGSAV
- a CDS encoding helix-turn-helix transcriptional regulator → MSLEDLRRLRRVRDRMDREYAEPLDMSELARGALMSPGHFQRSFRKAFGETPYSYLMTRRIERAKALLRRGDLTVTEVCLAVGCTSLGSFSSRFTELVGRTPSAYRAASHEPAAVIPSCVARTFTRPRRHPC
- a CDS encoding VOC family protein, with amino-acid sequence MDVRLAQCFIAVDDHDKALAFYRDILGLEVRNDVGFEGMRWVTVGSPHQPDVEIVLEPPGANPDASPADRQAMAELLAKGMLRGVILATDDCDALWQRLRESGADVLQEPTDQPWGVRDCAFRDPAGNLLRCFQRPAA
- a CDS encoding DUF952 domain-containing protein gives rise to the protein MPNPSRIVHITERSLWEAARERGTYEVSTRGRTLDQVGFIHFSSRAQLPTVAAFLYGAYDGPDELVVLVVDPALLDAPLKYEPVEPGGEEFPHLYGPLPVSAVVDVEPWR
- a CDS encoding family 2 encapsulin nanocompartment cargo protein polyprenyl transferase yields the protein MAESMTETEQRPSGVPYPGTPEGRRGTGDTGPAPHDGQEAPALLERSRALVDPAMRAAVESLPASMRRIARYHFGWEHVDGSPAAGHAGKAIRPALVLAAATALGGPAARAAAVPAAAAVELVHNFTLLHDDVMDRDPTRRHRPTAWTVFGDADAILAGDALQALALRLLAEDPHPAAALAAARLADCVMELCAGQHTDTDLEHRAPGEVTLDEVLAMAEAKTGALLGCACALGALYAGAGPEEVAALDGFGRQAGLAFQLIDDVIGIWGEPLRTGKPAGADLAARKKSLPVVAALVSGTPAAAELAALYGKPYISGDSEGIARTALAVERAGGRDWAQAEAADRMARAMQELARAIPDPEAAGGLLALAEFVTRRSS
- a CDS encoding family 2B encapsulin nanocompartment shell protein → MSVGEELRTDQGKPQQSLGTAAARNLATTTKSVPQMQEISSRWLLRTLPWVDVQGGTYRVNRRLTYAVGDGRITFVKTGGQVEVIPAELGELPALRSYEDEEVLAELARRCRQRDFAPGEIIADFGNRNDGVHLLAHGRVEKIGTGPYGDDSVLGVLADGSYFGDQALVDPDAIWEYTVRADTASTVLILSRQDFEQIAERSESLRNHLAQLRSIPEQRTNRYGEKAVDLAAGHSGEADIPHTFVDYEARPREYELSIAQTVLRVHSRVADLYNQPMNQTEQQLRLTVEALKERQEHELINNPEFGLLSNCEYDQRIQPHDGVPSPDDMDELLSRRRGTKLFLAHPRAIAAFGRELNKRGLVPETIDMGGNRIPTWRGVPIFPCGKIPISEARTTSIIAMRTGEDEQGVIGLRQSGLPDEIEPSLSVRFMGINEQAIIKYLVTAYYSAAVLVPDALGVLENVEIGRWR
- a CDS encoding 1-aminocyclopropane-1-carboxylate deaminase/D-cysteine desulfhydrase, whose amino-acid sequence is MTSSDPLAPRLPSPLRELRDERFDRHGVRLVLKRDDLIHPELIGNKWRKLVPNIAAADGRPLVTFGGAYSNHLRATAAAGRLLGIATTGVVRGQELAEGPLNPSLARCVADGMRLRFVDRSAYRRKAEPETLAAILRAAGAEGAYVVPEGGSNAAAVRGCTALGAELRGHADVVAVACGTGGTLAGLAAGLARRQRALGVPVLKGGFLSADVEALQERAFGGRTGDWSLDDRFHFGGYARTTPGLDAFAEDFEQRHGLPVERLYVAKLLHGLVALAEEGTFPRGTTLAAVVTGRPFPEP